One Paraburkholderia agricolaris genomic region harbors:
- a CDS encoding RNA polymerase sigma factor, translated as MVSESARKASERASRQAGINKEPRHAERECREKLFRDLVEKHGARLYRFVLRRTGSVYIAEEITQQTFVEAACGFDSYRGDARLSTWLYGIAVNLIRNHLNRCPERRFMFESCENEEATLDVGASVEQVVAGRQAFRVLLAQIDALPQEMREVVLLVGVREMSYEEVSAMLRIPIGTVRSRLSRARAALRDSFGAMD; from the coding sequence GTGGTAAGTGAATCTGCACGAAAGGCCAGCGAGCGTGCGTCTCGACAGGCCGGAATCAATAAGGAGCCGCGGCACGCGGAGCGGGAATGTCGGGAAAAACTGTTTCGCGATCTGGTCGAGAAGCACGGCGCCAGGTTGTACCGGTTCGTGCTGCGCCGCACGGGGAGTGTCTACATTGCGGAGGAAATCACCCAGCAGACTTTTGTCGAGGCTGCCTGCGGGTTCGACAGCTATCGTGGCGACGCCAGACTCTCGACCTGGTTGTACGGCATAGCCGTGAATCTCATCCGCAATCACCTCAACCGCTGCCCAGAACGACGTTTTATGTTCGAGAGTTGCGAGAACGAGGAGGCGACGCTAGACGTAGGAGCGAGTGTCGAACAGGTTGTGGCAGGGCGTCAGGCGTTCCGCGTGCTGCTCGCGCAGATCGACGCGCTGCCGCAGGAAATGCGCGAGGTCGTGCTGTTGGTGGGCGTGCGGGAAATGAGCTATGAGGAGGTGAGCGCGATGCTGCGCATTCCGATCGGAACTGTGCGCAGCCGGCTTTCGCGGGCACGCGCGGCCCTGCGGGACAGTTTCGGTGCGATGGATTGA